The following proteins are co-located in the Papaver somniferum cultivar HN1 unplaced genomic scaffold, ASM357369v1 unplaced-scaffold_128, whole genome shotgun sequence genome:
- the LOC113331915 gene encoding uncharacterized protein LOC113331915, giving the protein MSKSSSHVTAFKEDYVKPTNLLDFPLNSLSRKYPDILIYTHGSCNGLILMRTRIKGENINLCLWNPSTKQFKIIELDSEELKYGPADNQDFTKKNKPVVTYGLSYNCDTNDYKIVKAIVVDGYEYYHMSAKDRWFCYGTEVQVYTLGSDSWKLLPNIVPYEIVPYSTHAFVNGALHWLATPCPYSTIRQSMLIVSFDIGGENFREILLGPLTYKLKCSSSSVFVHQKPAEVSQVYRISGRQYGIETYVESLASISGGTYAGEPTDLQKQAVSFYLVVLLRASVSQYVFTLLHLDYGFDAGQLCLNNYSSCLDVFY; this is encoded by the exons ATGAGTAAATCATCGTCACATGTAACAGCTTTTAAAGAGGACTACGTTAAGCCTACTAATTTATTGGATTTTCCATTAAATTCTCTATCTCGTAAGTATCCAGATATACTGATTTACACACATGGTTCTTgtaatggtttgattttgatgagaACCCGTATTAAGGGAGAGAATATTAATCTTTGCCTATGGAACCCAAGTACAAAACAATTTAAGATAATAGAACTTGATTCAGAAGAACTCAAGTATGGACCAGCGGACAATCAAGAttttacaaagaaaaataaaccTGTAGTCACGTACGGTCTTAGTTATAATTGCGATACCAATGATTATAAGATTGTTAAAGCTATTGTTGTCGATGGTTATGAATATTATCATATGAGTGCAAAAGATCGATGGTTTTGCTATGGTACTGAAGTTCAAGTTTATACACTAGGATCGGATTCATGGAAACTATTACCCAACATCGTTCCTTATGAGATAGTTCCTTATAGTACTCATGCATTTGTTAATGGAGCCCTTCATTGGTTAGCAACTCCATGCCCTTATTCGACTATTCGGCAATCTATGTTAATTGTTTCTTTTGATATCGGAGGAGAGAATTTCAGAGAAATTCTACTTGGGCCACTCACTTATAAACTAAAATGTTCATCGAGTTCAGTATTTG TGCACCAAAAACCTGCTGAAGTTTCCCAGGTCTATCGCATCTCAGGACGCCAATACGGTATAGAAACTTATGTGGAGAGTCTTGCGTCAATTTCTGGCGGTACTTATGCAGGGGAGCCAACTGATCTACAAAAACAAGCA GTCTCATTTTACTTAGTAGTTTTGCTGCGCGCATCAGTTTCTCAGTATGTTTTCACCTTGTTACACCTAGATTATGGTTTTGACGCAGGCCAGCTATGTTTGAACAATTATTCGTCTTGTTTAGATGTTTTCTATTGA